In Paraburkholderia bryophila, a single genomic region encodes these proteins:
- the kynB gene encoding arylformamidase produces MQTIWDITPAVDTATPVWPGDTPVGIERVWRMEAGSPVNVARLTLSPHTGAHTDAPLHYDAQGAAIGEVPLDAYLGRCRVIHCIGAAPVVTPQHLTGSLDDLPPRVLLRTYKTAPTAAWDSAFCAVAPETIDLLAARGVQLIGIDTPSLDPQESKTMDAHHRIRAHRMAILEGIVLDAVAPGDYELIALPLKLTTLDASPVRAILRALPTANAAADS; encoded by the coding sequence ATGCAAACAATCTGGGACATCACCCCCGCCGTCGATACCGCAACGCCCGTCTGGCCGGGCGATACGCCGGTCGGCATAGAACGCGTGTGGCGCATGGAGGCGGGCTCGCCCGTCAACGTCGCGCGCCTGACGCTGTCGCCGCACACCGGCGCGCACACCGACGCGCCGCTGCACTATGACGCACAAGGCGCGGCAATCGGCGAAGTGCCGCTCGACGCCTACCTCGGCCGATGCCGCGTGATTCATTGCATCGGCGCGGCCCCTGTTGTGACGCCACAACACCTGACCGGTTCGCTCGACGACCTGCCGCCGCGAGTCTTACTACGCACTTACAAAACCGCGCCAACAGCCGCGTGGGACAGCGCGTTTTGCGCGGTCGCGCCGGAGACGATCGATTTGCTCGCCGCACGTGGCGTGCAACTTATCGGCATCGATACGCCGTCGCTCGATCCGCAAGAGTCGAAGACGATGGATGCGCACCACCGAATCCGCGCGCACCGCATGGCGATTCTCGAAGGCATCGTGCTGGATGCCGTCGCGCCTGGCGACTATGAATTGATCGCGCTGCCGCTCAAGCTGACCACGCTCGATGCGAGCCCGGTGCGCGCGATTCTGCGTGCGCTGCCGACGGCGAACGCCGCTGCCGACTCCTGA
- a CDS encoding DUF72 domain-containing protein, whose product MDQSGTSEVEQTVTGAVDADGGAVQFDLFGMPLARVAAAAPGDSATSPDTGLTTATATATPAPAEPKKKRRARDVIAAPPSPELIALATGLPPQIHLGTSTWSFPGWNGIVYGDEYSNSKLSREGLTAYGAHPLLKTVSIDRSFYQALTVTEYLRYAQQVPEHFRFIVKAPMTITDATVRAERGEPVALNPCFLNAQMAIDDFVTPCVEGLGAKAGALVFQLSPLPDQMLAQPAVFIERLAEFLMALPKLPDGTCYAIEIRDASLLTPRFIRTLKTAGVRYCVGIHARMPDPLRQAAALALLDGEPAGPLIVRWSLHGGFKYEQAKAKYEPFNQLVDHDPATRAALAELAARYALAGQPVVIAINNKAEGSAPLSCVELAREIIEAYARQAHEHEHEDERDAAREEHEAEREDQTPQRGEP is encoded by the coding sequence ATGGATCAGAGCGGGACAAGTGAAGTTGAGCAGACAGTGACTGGCGCGGTGGACGCCGACGGCGGAGCTGTGCAGTTCGATCTGTTCGGGATGCCGCTGGCGCGGGTGGCGGCGGCAGCGCCTGGTGATTCGGCAACGTCGCCCGACACGGGTCTCACCACGGCCACGGCCACGGCCACGCCCGCTCCAGCGGAGCCGAAGAAAAAACGCCGCGCCCGCGACGTCATCGCCGCCCCGCCCTCGCCCGAACTCATCGCGCTCGCCACGGGTCTTCCGCCGCAGATCCATCTCGGCACGTCCACCTGGTCGTTCCCGGGCTGGAACGGCATCGTCTATGGCGACGAATACAGCAACAGCAAACTCTCGCGCGAAGGCCTCACCGCCTACGGCGCGCATCCGTTGCTGAAGACGGTCAGCATCGACCGCTCGTTCTATCAGGCGCTCACGGTCACCGAATACTTGCGCTACGCGCAGCAGGTACCCGAGCACTTCCGCTTCATCGTCAAAGCGCCGATGACGATCACCGACGCCACCGTGCGCGCCGAACGCGGCGAGCCGGTCGCGCTGAACCCGTGTTTTCTGAACGCGCAAATGGCGATCGACGACTTCGTCACGCCGTGTGTCGAAGGACTCGGCGCGAAGGCCGGCGCGCTGGTGTTCCAGCTGTCGCCGCTGCCGGATCAGATGCTGGCGCAGCCGGCGGTGTTCATCGAACGTCTGGCCGAGTTTTTGATGGCGTTACCCAAGCTGCCCGACGGCACCTGCTACGCGATCGAAATCCGCGACGCGAGTCTGCTGACGCCGCGCTTCATCCGTACGCTGAAGACGGCCGGCGTGCGCTATTGCGTGGGGATTCATGCGCGCATGCCGGATCCGTTGCGGCAGGCGGCAGCGCTCGCGCTACTGGACGGCGAGCCGGCCGGGCCGCTGATCGTGCGCTGGAGTCTGCACGGCGGCTTCAAATACGAACAGGCGAAGGCCAAGTACGAACCGTTCAACCAGTTGGTCGATCACGACCCGGCGACGCGCGCGGCGCTCGCTGAATTGGCCGCGCGCTACGCGCTGGCCGGCCAGCCGGTGGTGATCGCGATCAACAATAAGGCGGAGGGGTCGGCGCCACTGAGCTGCGTCGAGTTGGCGAGAGAGATTATCGAAGCGTACGCACGGCAAGCTCACGAACATGAGCATGAGGATGAGCGCGACGCCGCGCGCGAGGAACATGAAGCCGAGCGCGAGGACCAGACGCCGCAGCGCGGTGAACCGTAA
- a CDS encoding Lrp/AsnC family transcriptional regulator produces the protein MNAISLDATDCRILTVLQQEGRISNLDLAERISLSPSACLRRLRLLEEQGVIEHYRACLNREVLGFELEAFVQVSMRNDQENWHERFAEAVRDWPEVVGAFVVTGETHYLLRVLAHNLKHYSDFVLQRLYKAPGVMDIRSNIVLQTLKVDSGVPVALVTKSSSHGTAHNDR, from the coding sequence ATGAACGCGATCTCGCTCGACGCCACCGATTGCCGTATCTTGACGGTGCTTCAGCAAGAAGGACGGATCAGCAATCTCGACCTGGCGGAGCGCATCTCGCTCTCGCCATCGGCCTGTCTACGACGTCTGCGCCTCCTGGAGGAGCAGGGCGTCATCGAACATTACCGTGCGTGTCTGAACCGCGAAGTGCTGGGTTTCGAACTGGAAGCGTTCGTGCAGGTGTCCATGCGCAACGACCAGGAGAACTGGCACGAGCGCTTTGCCGAAGCGGTGCGGGACTGGCCGGAAGTGGTCGGCGCGTTCGTCGTGACCGGCGAAACCCATTACCTGCTGCGGGTTCTCGCGCACAACCTCAAACACTATTCGGATTTCGTGCTGCAGCGCCTCTACAAGGCGCCCGGCGTGATGGATATTCGTTCGAATATCGTGCTGCAGACGTTGAAGGTAGATTCCGGCGTACCGGTGGCGTTGGTGACCAAAAGCAGCAGCCATGGCACCGCGCATAACGACCGCTGA
- a CDS encoding SAM-dependent methyltransferase: MFWEKKLAQWVEDVKTKANLPARLVLWDGQQHDFGQFAAPQVTLHVKSATALPYLLEPSLDNLGEAYVKGKIDIEGKLSDIINISYQLARNTVNSASKLARVRRYFHHSKASDKKAIQYHYDVSNEFYQLWLDENMVYSCAYFENGDEDLATAQIKKIDHILTKIQLQPGQRLLDIGCGWGALVLRAAQKFGAQCVGVTLSQNQFDLATARVKAAGLEGQIEIRLQDYRDVEGQFDRITSVGMFEHVGRKNLPGYFEKIHDLLVDDGVAMNHGITSSDSDSGETALGGGEFIDRYVFPDGELPHIGLALEAMQRGGLEAVDVESLRRHYAHTLNLWADNFEAHADEARTLVDDEKFRIWRVYLAGCAYAFETDDVSIYQVVCRKAGRSAKTLPWSRRYMYDKAP; the protein is encoded by the coding sequence ATGTTCTGGGAGAAAAAGCTGGCGCAGTGGGTGGAAGACGTAAAAACCAAAGCTAACCTGCCCGCACGCCTCGTGCTGTGGGACGGTCAGCAACATGACTTCGGGCAGTTCGCGGCGCCTCAGGTCACCCTTCATGTCAAAAGCGCCACGGCGCTGCCCTATCTGCTCGAACCGAGCCTCGACAATCTCGGCGAGGCGTACGTGAAGGGCAAGATCGACATCGAAGGCAAGCTGTCGGACATCATCAATATCAGCTACCAGTTGGCGCGCAATACCGTCAACAGCGCGAGCAAGCTGGCGCGCGTGCGGCGCTATTTTCATCACTCGAAAGCGTCGGACAAGAAGGCGATCCAGTATCACTACGACGTCTCGAACGAGTTCTACCAGCTGTGGCTCGATGAGAACATGGTGTACTCGTGTGCGTACTTCGAGAATGGCGACGAAGATCTCGCCACCGCGCAGATCAAGAAGATCGATCACATTCTCACCAAAATCCAGTTGCAGCCCGGGCAGCGTCTGCTCGACATCGGCTGCGGCTGGGGCGCGCTCGTGCTGCGCGCGGCGCAGAAGTTCGGCGCGCAATGCGTGGGCGTGACGCTCTCGCAGAACCAGTTCGATCTCGCCACCGCGCGCGTGAAAGCCGCGGGCCTGGAAGGCCAGATCGAAATTCGTCTGCAGGATTATCGCGACGTCGAAGGACAGTTCGACCGGATTACCAGCGTCGGCATGTTCGAGCACGTGGGCCGCAAGAATCTGCCGGGCTACTTCGAGAAGATTCACGATCTGCTGGTCGATGACGGCGTGGCGATGAACCACGGTATTACGTCGAGCGATTCCGACAGCGGCGAGACCGCGCTGGGCGGCGGCGAGTTTATCGATCGTTATGTGTTCCCGGACGGCGAGCTGCCGCACATCGGCCTCGCGCTCGAAGCGATGCAGCGCGGCGGGCTCGAAGCGGTTGACGTCGAAAGCCTGCGCCGTCACTATGCGCACACGCTGAATCTGTGGGCGGACAATTTCGAAGCGCATGCGGACGAAGCCCGCACGCTGGTCGACGACGAAAAATTCCGCATCTGGCGCGTGTACCTGGCCGGTTGCGCGTATGCGTTCGAAACCGACGACGTCTCGATCTACCAGGTGGTCTGCCGCAAAGCCGGCCGTAGCGCGAAAACCTTGCCGTGGTCGCGCCGTTATATGTACGACAAAGCGCCGTGA
- the msrA gene encoding peptide-methionine (S)-S-oxide reductase MsrA: protein MSQTGEVATLGGGCFWCLEAVYLGVDGVNSVESGYAGGQTQHPTYEQVCDGVTGHAEVVNVDFDPAKINYREILDIFFAIHDPTQLNRQGNDVGTQYRSVIFTHSEAQRETALQAIREIGEQQIYDEQIVTQVLPLDGNYWPAEAYHQNYFAQHPNQGYCSFVVAPKVAKFRQKFAHRIKAG from the coding sequence ATGAGTCAGACAGGCGAAGTCGCCACTCTCGGTGGCGGGTGTTTCTGGTGCCTCGAAGCGGTGTATCTGGGCGTCGACGGTGTGAATTCGGTGGAGTCGGGCTATGCGGGCGGCCAGACCCAGCATCCGACCTATGAACAGGTGTGTGACGGCGTGACCGGTCACGCTGAAGTCGTGAACGTCGACTTCGATCCGGCGAAGATCAACTATCGCGAGATTCTGGATATTTTCTTTGCGATCCACGATCCGACGCAGTTGAACCGGCAGGGTAACGACGTCGGCACGCAATACCGGTCGGTGATTTTCACGCACTCGGAAGCGCAGCGTGAGACGGCGTTGCAGGCGATCCGCGAGATCGGCGAGCAGCAGATTTACGACGAGCAGATCGTCACCCAGGTGCTGCCGTTGGACGGCAATTACTGGCCGGCCGAGGCCTATCATCAGAACTATTTCGCGCAGCATCCGAATCAGGGCTACTGCTCGTTCGTGGTGGCGCCGAAGGTCGCGAAGTTTCGGCAGAAATTCGCGCATCGGATCAAGGCGGGTTGA
- a CDS encoding flavin reductase family protein: MKHASPPNFDQNAFKQALGQFATGVTVITTRAASGQLIGITASSFNSVSLDPPLVLWSLATRSASMPVFQSNSHYVVNVLAASQLDLCKRFATVKGDRFEGVSHAAGDSGMPVLDGALAWFECHNRSRYEEGDHVIFVGEVERCGVHENAAETSPLVFQSGQFHGLKSI, from the coding sequence ATGAAGCACGCCAGTCCGCCCAACTTCGACCAGAACGCCTTCAAACAGGCGCTCGGCCAATTCGCCACCGGCGTCACCGTTATTACAACGCGTGCGGCGTCCGGCCAATTGATCGGCATCACGGCCAGTTCGTTTAATTCGGTTTCGCTCGACCCGCCGCTGGTGCTGTGGAGTCTGGCGACGCGATCGGCCTCGATGCCGGTGTTCCAGTCCAATAGCCACTACGTAGTGAATGTGCTGGCCGCGTCGCAGCTCGATCTGTGCAAACGCTTCGCCACCGTGAAGGGTGACCGCTTCGAAGGCGTGTCGCACGCGGCGGGCGACTCCGGCATGCCGGTGCTCGACGGCGCGCTAGCGTGGTTCGAATGCCATAACCGTAGCCGCTACGAGGAAGGCGACCACGTGATTTTCGTCGGCGAAGTGGAGCGCTGCGGCGTGCACGAGAATGCCGCGGAGACCTCGCCGCTGGTGTTTCAGAGCGGCCAGTTCCACGGGCTTAAATCGATCTGA